The proteins below come from a single Malus domestica chromosome 03, GDT2T_hap1 genomic window:
- the LOC103430599 gene encoding uncharacterized protein, whose amino-acid sequence MGLSGFFLICMLHSVVALICGALMMFYSYEFSVFIHGHDTASKLQGSTPHDRLLIRTADSFSGLLLFAIGFLLFMVAFVKDNKFQSFFAKGCVLLHISMAIWRVYFERDLQDLAGDWPKQVAGDITLALSWALLLVYSWREKYD is encoded by the coding sequence ATGGGGTTATCTGGGTTTTTCCTAATATGTATGCTCCACTCTGTTGTTGCTTTGATTTGTGGAGCTTTGATGATGTTTTACTCTTATGAATTCTCTGTGTTCATCCATGGCCATGATACAGCAAGCAAGCTCCAAGGATCAACACCTCACGACCGGCTTTTGATCCGAACCGCAGATTCCTTCTCCGGTCTGCTCCTATTTGCCATTGGATTCCTTCTATTCATGGTTGCTTTTGTCAAGGACAACAAGTTCCAGAGCTTCTTTGCCAAGGGTTGTGTGTTGCTTCACATTTCTATGGCCATTTGGAGAGTTTACTTTGAAAGGGACCTTCAAGACCTAGCCGGAGACTGGCCAAAACAGGTCGCCGGCGACATCACATTGGCGCTTTCGTGGGCATTACTTCTTGTGTACTCATGGAGGGAGAAGTATGATTAG
- the LOC103430607 gene encoding probable hexosyltransferase MUCI70: MTGGSFGLRTGSYGSLLQQQPIQNGLSHNQPTPILTRKSSKLLLSGSREKERVLPFVCRFLGRKRVTMLLLVVLALLVFVFNSFTVNRESTNVIMTQHSENVIPYREEMSSSSVTFEDVEDRHDIKLPSPHSLTQPFAVRGNAPLLPHHCENFAFPPPPPPTDRKRYGPRPCPVCYLPVEQAIASMPSYPSESPVLHNLTYVYDENPTRVEPHRGSEFGGFPTLKQRNDSYDIKESMMVHCGFVNASKPGHRSGFDVDEADLMELEMYHDVIVASAVFGNYDIIQQPKNISEFSRKNVPFYLFIDEETEAYMKNYSVLGDSKRIGLWRIIVVRNVPYSDARRNGKIPKLLLHRIFPNVRYSIWIDGKLRLVVDPFQVLERFLWRQNANFAISRHYKRYDVFVEAEANKAAGKYDNSTINEQIDFYIKEGLQPYSEAKFPITSDVPEGCVIIKEHIPITNLFTCNWFNEVDRFTSRDQLSFSTVRDRIMGKVDWSINMFLDCERRNFVIQAYHRELLEHMPPPPPPRVIVRRPPSLSHGTTSVKTPIGKKISQKRVRGDKKRHRKVAGGSRDSKTF, translated from the exons ATGACTGGAGGGTCATTCGGTCTACGTACAGGGAGTTATGGATCACTACTACAACAACAACCGATACAGAATGGTCTTTCACATAATCAGCCAACACCTATTCTTACCCGCAAGTCTTCAAAGTTGCTTCTTTCCGGTTCAAGGGAGAAGGAAAGAGTTTTGCCCTTTGTCTGTAGATTCTTGGGTCGAAAGCGAGTCACAATGCTTCTTTTGGTTGTCCTTGCTCTTTTGGTTTTCGTATTCAATTCCTTCACTGTAAATAGag AAAGCACTAATGTCATTATGACTCAACATAGTGAAAACGTAATACCTTATCGCGAGGAGATGTCAAGTAGTTCCGTAACTTTTGAAGACGTGGAAGACAGACATGACATTAAACTTCCTTCTCCCCATTCCCTTACTCAACCATTTGCTGTTCGTGGAAATGCCCCTCTATTGCCTCACCACTGTGAAAATTTTGCATTTCCCCCGCCTCCTCCTCCAACTGATCGAAAACGCTATGGACCACGCC CATGCCCAGTATGCTATCTACCTGTGGAGCAGGCTATAGCTAGTATGCCAAGCTACCCCTCAGAATCACCTGTCCTACATAATTTGACATATGTTTATGATGAAAATCCTACTAGAGTTGAACCACATAGGGGTTCTGAATTTGGTGGATTTCCAACTCTAAAGCAGAGAAATGACTCTTATGATATAAAAGAATCCATGATGGTCCACTGTGG ATTTGTGAACGCAAGCAAACCTGGTCACCGGTCTGGATTTGATGTTGATGAAGCTGACCTTATGGAGTTGGAGATGTACCATGATGTCATTGTTGCATCAGCTGTCTTTG GAAACTATGACATAATACAACAGCCAAAGAACATCAGTGAGTTTTCAAGGAAAAATGTTCCATTCTACTTGTTTATTGATGAAGAGACAGAAGCTTATATGAAGAATTATAGTGTCCTGGGAGACAGTAAGAGGATAGGGTTGTGGAGAATTATTGTTGTCCGCAACGTTCCTTACAGTGATGCAAGGCGTAATGGAAAG ATTCCGAAGCTTCTATTGCATAGGATTTTCCCCAATGTCAGATATTCTATATGGATTGATGGAAAGCTTCGGCTCGTGGTGGATCCTTTTCAAGTCCTTGAGAG GTTCTTGTGGCGTCAGAATGCAAACTTTGCAATTTCAAGGCACTATAAACGGTATGATGTGTTTGTAGAAGCTGAAGCTAACAAAGCTGCTGGAAAGTATGATAATTCCACCATTAATGAGCAGATTGACTTCTATATTAAGGAGGGTTTGCAACCTTATTCAGAGGCTAAGTTTCCAATAACCAGTG ATGTTCCTGAAGGTTGTGTTATCATAAAGGAACACATTCCCATCACAAATTTATTTACCTGCAATTGGTTCAACGAAGTTGATCGATTTACCTCCAGGGATCAGTTAAGCTTCTCCACAGTGAGGGATAGAATCATGGGAAAAGTTGATTGGAGCATTAATATGTTTTTGGATTGTGAAAGGCGGAATTTTGTAATTCAG GCATACCACAGAGAGTTACTGGAGCACATGCCTCCTCCCCCACCTCCTAGGGTTATTGTTCGTCGTCCGCCATCTTTGTCTCATGGTACCACATCTGTAAAGACTCCAATCGGGAAGAAGATTTCTCAAAAGCGTGTTCGAGGAGATAAGAAGCGCCATCGTAAGGTTGCTGGTGGTAGTAGAGACAGCAAGAcattctaa
- the LOC103430618 gene encoding probable serine/threonine-protein kinase At1g54610: MGCIFCKPSAIEDSKESPRERLSNKGASDSRTTRVASSRREESYRAKDRYDGNDGRAMLIDKQVNGPVRLNGENFERKREKMEYVVAQHPGIGIIPKAAEGEQVAAGWPSWLAAVAGEAIKGWVPRRADSFEKLDKIGQGTYSNVYRARDLDQKKIVALKKVRFDNLEPESVRFMAREIHILRRLDHPNVIKLEGLVTSRMSCSLYLVFEYMEHDLAGLASHPGLKFTEAQVKCYMQQLLCGLNHCHSRGVLHRDIKGSNLLIDNNGMLKIADFGLASSFDPCQNQPLTSRVVTLWYRPPELLLGATYYGTAVDLWSTGCIVAELYSGKPIMPGRTEVEQLHKIFKLCGSPSEEYWRKSKLPHATIFKPQQPYRRCVAETFKDFPAPALALMEILLSIDPADRGSAASALKSEFFTTKPLPCDPSSLPKYPPSKEFDAKARDEEARRQGAAGKGQRLDHERRGTREYRAVPAPDANAELVMSMKKRQDSSKSRSEKFNPHPEEVASGFPIDPPRPSQAVDASVAHHGHNHNRASHSGPLAHRAAWAKSTKNPDDPPKVSTGVDLSAMSGLVVARRSMLSEERRKRSSSSQMEVPKAIGRFPGSFKEASDPLQHDQKQANAGSRQKEDIRSNKDPIIVGYGSKGHKMHYSGPLLVPSGNTDQMLKDHDLQVQEAVRRARLDKAKVRKFHAEANQISTNSLFVSGR; encoded by the exons ATGGGTTGCATTTTCTGTAAGCCTTCTGCAATTGAGGATAGCAAGGAGAGCCCCAGAGAGAGATTGTCAAACAAGGGGGCATCAGACTCGCGGACGACAAGGGTTGCTTCATCCAGGAGGGAGGAATCTTATCGAGCGAAAGATCGATATGATGGCAATGATGGGAGAGCAATGTTGATTGATAAGCAAGTGAATGGGCCTGTTCGATTGAACGGGGAGAATTTTGAAAGGAAGAGGGAGAAGATGGAATATGTTGTTGCTCAACATCCTGGGATTGGTATCATTCCGAAAGCTGCAGAAGGGGAACAGGTTGCAGCAGGGTGGCCCTCCTGGCTAGCTGCAGTGGCTGGAGAGGCCATCAAAGGATGGGTTCCGCGACGTGCAGATTCATTTGAGAAGCTAGATAAA ATTGGTCAGGGTACTTACAGTAATGTTTATAGGGCCCGTGATCTTgatcaaaagaaaattgttgCTTTGAAGAAAGTGAGGTTTGATAACCTAGAGCCTGAGAGTGTTCGCTTTATGGCAAGGGAAATTCACATTTTACGAAGGCTTGATCATCCAAATGTGATAAAACTAGAAGGTCTAGTTACTTCAAGGATGTCTTGCAGCTTGTAccttgtttttgagtacatggAGCATGATTTGGCAGGGCTTGCTTCACACCCTGGTCTGAAGTTTACAGAAGCACAG GTTAAATGTTACATGCAGCAACTGTTATGTGGACTTAATCATTGTCATAGTCGTGGTGTTCTGCATCGTGACATTAAAGGTTCCAACCTTTTAATTGACAACAATGGCATGCTGAAAATCGCTGACTTTGGTCTGGCAAGTTCTTTTGATCCTTGTCAAAATCAGCCTCTGACAAGTCGTGTTGTAACTCTATGGTATCGTCCACCTGAGCTTTTGCTTGGTGCTACTTACTATGGGACAGCTGTGGATTTGTGGAGTACAGGTTGCATAGTTGCTGAATTGTATTCCGGAAAGCCTATTATGCCTGGAAGAACCGAG GTGGAGCAGTTGCATAAGATTTTCAAGCTTTGTGGCTCACCTTCTGAAGAGTATTGGAGAAAATCAAAGTTGCCTCATGCAACCATATTCAAGCCTCAACAGCCTTACAGACGCTGTGTTGCAGAAACTTTTAAGGACTTCCCTGCACCAGCTTTAGCACTTATGGAGATCCTTCTTTCTATAGACCCTGCAGATCGTGGATCTGCAGCTTCTGCTCTCAAGAGCGAG TTCTTTACAACTAAACCTCTTCCTTGTGATCCGTCAAGTTTGCCAAAGTATCCTCCAAGCAAAGAGTTTGATGCTAAAGCGCGTGATGAGGAAGCTAGAAG ACAAGGAGCAGCAGGGAAGGGCCAAAGGCTTGACCACGAAAGGAGAGGAACAAGAGAGTATCGAGCTGTACCAGCACCTGATGCCAATGCCGAATTAGTCATGTCAATGAAG AAAAGACAAGACAGTTCTAAGAGCCGGAGTGAGAAGTTTAACCCTCATCCAGAAGAAGTTGCTTCTGGCTTTCCAATTGATCCACCTAGGCCATCACAAGCCGTAGATGCAAGTGTAGCACATCATGGACATAATCATAATCGAGCTTCTCATTCAGGGCCATTGGCTCACCGGGCTGCATGGGCCAAGTCTACTAAGAACCCAGATGATCCTCCAAAGGTTTCAACTGGGGTTGACTTGTCAGCAATGTCAGGTTTAGTGGTCGCAAGGAGGAGTATGTTATCTGAGGAACGCAGAAAAAGGTCTAGTTCTTCTCAAATGGAAGTTCCAAAAGCAATAGGCAGGTTTCCAGGCTCCTTCAAGGAGGCATCAGATCCCTTACAACACGATCAAAAGCAGGCCAATGCAGGTTCTCGTCAAAAAGAAGATATTAGAAGCAACAAAGATCCAATTATT GTTGGTTACGGATCTAAGGGTCACAAAATGCACTACTCAGGTCCGTTGCTAGTACCCTCTGGCAACACGGATCAGATGCTGAAGGACCACGATCTCCAGGTCCAAGAAGCTGTTAGACGAGCACGCCTAGACAAGGCAAAGGTCAGAAAATTCCACGCTGAGGCGAACCAAATATCCACCAATTCATTATTTGTTTCTGGTCGTTGA
- the LOC103431119 gene encoding L-type lectin-domain containing receptor kinase VII.1-like — MESLQLLVLFLTNLFLLQSSFAVDFSFTGFNSSDILLFGNATTDSGVLSLTTNTTFSIGRALYNAKVPTRYPNSLNLLPFTTSFTFSITPYKDSLPGHGFVLVFVPSPGIQSASPSQHLGFLNKANDGNPNNHAFGVEFDVFQNEEFGDINDNHVGVNVNSLTSLASYKAGYWLGEGSNDTNLSFKEIKLNSGDNYQAWIEYWNYELRITLAPENVKKPEQPLIRAPLDLSEVYLDEMYVGFTASTGQLIEDHKILSWNFNN; from the coding sequence ATGGAGTCCCTTCAATTACTTGTACTATTCCTAACGAACCTCTTTCTCCTCCAATCGAGTTTTGCAGTTGATTTCTCCTTCACTGGTTTCAACTCATCTGATATCTTGCTCTTTGGAAATGCAACAACAGATTCTGGTGTTCTTTCtctcacaaccaacaccacatTTTCCATTGGCAGAGCTCTCTACAACGCCAAAGTCCCCACAAGGTATCCAAACTCCTTAAACCTTCTGCCTTTCACAACCTCCTTCACCTTTTCCATAACCCCATACAAGGACTCTCTCCCCGGCCATGGGTTCGTCCTTGTTTTCGTTCCCTCTCCCGGCATCCAATCCGCCTCTCCATCCCAACATCTCGGCTTCTTGAATAAAGCCAATGACGGTAACCCCAACAACCATGCTTTTGGCGTCGAATTTGATGTGTTCCAAAACGAAGAATTCGGTGATATCAATGATAATCACGTAGGCGTTAACGTCAATTCTCTAACTTCTCTGGCTTCTTACAAAGCTGGATATTGGCTTGGTGAGGGCAGTAACGACACTAACTTGTCTTTCAAGGAAATAAAGCTGAATAGTGGAGACAACTATCAAGCTTGGATTGAGTACTGGAATTACGAGCTCAGAATAACATTGGCTCCTGAAAATGTGAAGAAGCCTGAGCAACCTTTGATTAGGGCTCCTCTTGATCTCTCTGAAGTTTATCTTGATGAAATGTATGTTGGTTTCACTGCATCAACTGGCCAACTCATTGAAGATCATAAAATTTTGAGCTGGAACTTCAATAATTGA
- the LOC103431130 gene encoding protein SPA1-RELATED 3 isoform X1 — translation MCVFWLSCCYRRITMEGSSESAWQNSDSSRGLNSSRVSNRNPRLHRAGRFGLSGEASQDLDLRKDRDRVVVAHNDDLTNQGGLSGVCEDEVAVDRFVGASEWGDVSLRQWLDKPDRSVDVFECVHIFRQIVEIVNAAHSQGIVVHNVRPSCYVMSSFNHVSFIESASCSDSGTDSPEDGVNSPTEEIKDFPSFLRRNLHQQRRNLGRENFQSMTTPNALSETSCMQSSSIYAARESLVQESENRIRDRNVELEDTRQPFPMKQILLMETSWYNSPEEVSGGSSSCASDIYRLGVLLFELFCPFSSREEKSRTMSSLRHRVLPPQLLLKWPKVASFCLCLLHPEPNSRLKMGELQQSELLNEPRDDLEEREAAIELREKIEEQELLLEFLLLIQQRKQEVADKLQNTLSFLCSDIDEVMKHQITSKKKGSSIPQLVKEDDSTSSFPSMNIFDDDDSASGSRKRSRPGTRIHNVDESDDSLEGQKTDTENKEGVLLRSSRLMKNFKKLEAAYFLTRWRPVKQSAKPARHSPISSSVVTERSSVNNLQSKEHSEGRRSGWIDPFLEGLCKYLSFSKLKVKADLKQGDLLNASNLVCSLSFDRDGEFFATAGVNKKIKVFECDTIINEDRDIHYPVVEMASRSKLSSISWNSYIKSQIASSNFEGVVQVWDVTRSQVLTEMREHERRVWSIDFSSADPTMLASGSDDGSVKLWSINQGVSIGTIKTKANVCCVQFPLDSSRSLAFGSADHKIYYYDLRNSMVPLCTLTGHNKTVSYVKFVDGTNLVSASTDNTLKLWDLSMSSSRVIDTPVLSFTGHTNVKNFVGLSVSDGYIATGSETNEVFIYHKAFPMPALSYKFQNTDPLSGQDTDDAAQFISSVCWRVQTSTLIAANSTGNIKILEMV, via the exons ATGTGTGTGTTTTGGCTTTCATGCTGCTATAGGAGGATAACAATGGAAGGCTCATCTGAGTCTGCTTGGCAGAATTCTGATAGTTCTAGAGGATTGAATAGTTCCAGAGTTTCAAACCGGAATCCAAGGCTTCATCGTGCTGGAAGGTTTGGCTTGTCGGGTGAGGCATCTCAGGATTTGGACTTACGAAAGGATAGAGATAGAGTTGTGGTGGCACACAATGATGACCTTACAAACCAGGGTGGGTTATCAGGGGTTTGTGAGGATGAGGTGGCGGTTGACCGTTTTGTCGGAGCTAGTGAATGGGGCGATGTTAGCTTGAGGCAGTGGTTGGATAAACCGGATCGATCTGTTGATGTATTTGAATGCGTGCATATATTTAGGCAAATAGTGGAAATTGTTAATGCAGCACATTCCCAAGGGATTGTTGTTCATAATGTGCGACCTTCATGTTACGTTATGTCATCTTTCAACCACGTCTCCTTTATCGAGTCTGCCTCTTGTTCGGATTCTGGCACTGATTCTCCCGAGGATGGGGTAAACAGCCCAACTGAAGAAATTAAGGATTTTCCCTCTTTCTTGCGTCGTAATTTGCATCAGCAAAGACGGAACTTAGGAAGAGAAAATTTTCAGTCTATGACAACTCCAAATGCCTTGTCGGAAACGAGTTGCATGCAGTCAAGTTCAATCTATGCAGCACGCGAATCGTTGGTACAAGAGAGTGAAAATAGAATCAGAGACCGAAATGTTGAACTAGAAGATACGAGACAACCATTTCCAATGAAACAGATATTGCTTATGGAGACCAGTTGGTATAATAGTCCCGAAGAGGTTTCTGGTGGATCAAGTTCATGTGCTTCAGACATTTACCGATTAGGGGTTCTTCTTTTTGAG TTATTCTGTCCTTTCAGctcaagagaagaaaaaagcaGGACAATGTCTAGTCTTAGACATCGAGTTCTTCCTCCTCAATTGCTGCTGAAATGGCCGAAAGTGGCTTCGTTTTGCTTATGTCTACTGCACCCGGAGCCAAATAGCCGGCTAAAAATGGG TGAGTTGCAACAAAGTGAACTTCTGAATGAACCACGAGATGATTTAGAAGAACGTGAAGCAGCAATAGAGcttagagagaaaatagaggaGCAGGAATTATTACTGGAATTCTTGTTGCTTATACAACAAAGGAAACAGGAAGTTGCAGATAAGTTGCAAAATACTCTTTCGTTTCTGTGTTCTGATATTGACGAAGTTATGAAGCACCAAATAACTTCTAAGAAAAAGGGCAGTTCAATCCCACAACTGGTGAAGGAAGATGATTCGACATCAAGTTTCCCATCTATGAATATTTTTGACGATGATGATTCTGCTAGTGGGTCCAGAAAAAGGTCCAGACCAGGCACCCGGATTCACAACGTAGATGAAAGCGATGATAGTTTGGAAGGTCAGAAGACAGATACTGAAAATAAAGAAGGTGTTCTCTTGAGAAGTTCTAGATTGATGAAGAACTTTAAAAAGCTCGAGGCGGCATATTTTTTAACGAGATGGAGGCCCGTAAAGCAGTCAGCCAAACCGGCTAGACATTCACCAATAAGCAGTTCTGTTGTAACTGAAAGAAGTTCGGTCAATAATTTGCAATCAAAAGAACATAGTGAGGGTAGACGAAGTGGTTGGATAGATCCATTTCTTGAGGGGTTGTGCAAGTATCTGTCTTTCTCTAAATTAAAAGTCAAGGCAGATTTGAAGCAAGGGGATCTTTTAAATGCTTCAAATCTAGTATGCTCACTTAGTTTTGATCGTGATGGAGAATTTTTTGCTACAGCCGGTGTTAATAAGAAAATTAAAGTATTTGAATGTGACACAATAATAAATGAGGATCGTGATATCCACTATCCCGTGGTTGAAATGGCTAGCAGGTCAAAGCTAAgcagtatatcttggaatagtTATATTAAAAGCCAGATTGCTTCAAGTAACTTTGAAGGTGTGGTGCAG GTATGGGATGTTACGAGAAGTCAAGTTCTTACGGAGATGAGAGAACATGAAAGGCGTGTATGGTCCATTGACTTTTCATCAGCAGACCCAACAATGTTGGCCAGCGGGAGCGATGATGGTTCTGTAAAGCTATGGAGTATCAATCAG GGAGTAAGTATTGGTACAATTAAAACAAAGGCGAATGTCTGCTGTGTACAGTTTCCATTGGACTCTAGTCGTTCCCTTGCCTTTGGTTCAGCGGATCATAAAATTTACTACTATGATCTTCGTAACTCAATGGTTCCTCTGTGCACATTGACCGGACATAATAAAACCGTGAGTTATGTCAAGTTTGTAGATGGGACAAATCTCGTTTCTGCATCCACTGACAATACTTTGAAGCTTTGGGATTTGTCAATGTCCTCATCTCGGGTCATTGACACTCCAGTTCTATCATTCACCGGCCACACGAATGTGA